Proteins co-encoded in one Halorussus lipolyticus genomic window:
- a CDS encoding sulfatase-like hydrolase/transferase encodes MTSVAVVVLDTLRKDAFDDHFDWLPGARFDSAYSTANWTIPAHASLFTGQYASEAGVTAKSPSLDVESPVLAEAFRDAGYTTRCWTTNPNLGDHWDWDRGFEEFVPRRVFTHADADRIFDWESFAARHADDGPEKYLRALWEVLVSDNDTVASVRAGLGRLRGHQRLVKDVPDEGGQSILQRVRDTDFGDDEFLFVNFMEAHTPYDPPEEYRSEDEPLNVVIGDALAGTVEEPDRLRRAYDDEVRYLSDLYRETFAELREDFDYVVTLSDHGECLGEHGMWNHGYGTYPELGHVPLSIHGPGFEGSSDRLVTLLDVHRTVAELAGIDVESRGRDLRDDSDRENALVEYHGLMPGHRDQLARKGLDDERVETLDDPLNGIAVGSDYYGYETHDDGFQHVGDRPESPEETLREAVESLQKRQSDEGRGEISDELQEQLEDLGYA; translated from the coding sequence ATGACGAGCGTCGCCGTCGTGGTCCTCGACACCCTCCGGAAGGACGCCTTCGACGACCATTTCGACTGGCTCCCCGGCGCACGGTTCGACAGCGCCTACTCGACCGCCAACTGGACGATTCCGGCCCACGCGTCGCTGTTCACGGGCCAATACGCCTCCGAGGCCGGTGTCACCGCGAAGTCGCCGAGCCTCGACGTGGAGTCGCCGGTCCTCGCCGAAGCCTTCCGGGACGCGGGCTACACGACGCGATGCTGGACGACCAACCCCAACCTCGGCGACCACTGGGACTGGGACCGAGGCTTCGAGGAGTTCGTCCCCCGACGGGTATTCACCCACGCCGACGCCGACCGAATCTTCGACTGGGAGTCGTTCGCGGCCCGACACGCTGACGACGGTCCCGAGAAGTATCTCCGCGCCCTCTGGGAGGTGTTGGTAAGCGACAACGACACGGTGGCGTCGGTCCGGGCGGGTCTGGGGCGACTCCGGGGCCACCAGCGACTCGTGAAGGACGTGCCCGACGAGGGCGGCCAGTCGATTCTCCAGCGAGTGCGCGACACCGATTTCGGCGACGACGAGTTCCTCTTTGTCAACTTCATGGAGGCCCACACGCCCTACGACCCGCCCGAGGAGTACCGGTCGGAGGACGAACCGCTCAACGTCGTTATCGGCGACGCCTTGGCGGGCACCGTCGAGGAACCCGACCGACTCCGGCGGGCCTACGACGACGAAGTTCGGTACCTCTCGGACCTCTACCGGGAGACCTTCGCGGAACTCCGCGAGGACTTCGACTACGTGGTGACGCTCTCGGACCACGGCGAGTGTCTGGGCGAACACGGGATGTGGAACCACGGCTACGGTACTTATCCCGAACTCGGCCACGTCCCGCTCTCGATACACGGTCCCGGATTCGAGGGGTCCTCGGACCGACTCGTGACCCTCCTCGACGTTCACCGCACCGTCGCGGAACTCGCAGGTATCGACGTGGAGTCGCGGGGACGTGACCTCCGAGACGACTCCGACCGGGAGAACGCGCTCGTGGAGTACCACGGCCTGATGCCGGGCCACCGCGACCAACTCGCCCGGAAGGGCCTCGACGACGAGCGAGTCGAGACCCTCGACGACCCGCTGAACGGCATCGCCGTCGGGAGCGACTACTACGGCTACGAGACCCACGACGACGGATTCCAGCACGTCGGCGACCGGCCGGAGTCGCCCGAGGAGACCCTTCGGGAGGCCGTCGAATCGCTCCAGAAGCGCCAGAGCGACGAAGGCCGCGGCGAGATTTCTGACGAACTCCAAGAGCAGTTAGAGGACCTCGGCTACGCGTAG
- a CDS encoding tubulin/FtsZ family protein: protein MKLAMIGFGQAGGKIVDKFVEYDRRTGSGVVRSAIAVNTAKADLAGLDNVPEENRVLIGQARVKGHGVGADNELGADIAEEDIDEIQGAIDQVAVHEIDAFLVVAGMGGGTGSGGAPVLANHLKRIYTEPVYGLGILPAEDEGGIYTLNAARSFKTFVDEVDNLLVFDNGAWRETGESVQGGYDRINEEIVRRFGILFSAGEVREGDNVAESVVDSSEIINTLACGGVSTVGYATETVQTESAGGLLGRFSDDDLDATETTNRITSLVRKAALGRLTLPCEVRSTDRSLVVVSGPQDHLNRKGIERGRKWLENETASMEVRGGDYPVGDTDHVGAVTLLSGVTDVPRIKALQEVAVETQDNIDDIREESDDNLESLVHDDDDELEALF, encoded by the coding sequence ATGAAGCTCGCAATGATAGGCTTCGGGCAGGCAGGTGGAAAGATAGTGGACAAGTTCGTGGAGTACGACCGCCGGACCGGAAGCGGGGTGGTCCGGTCGGCGATTGCGGTCAACACCGCGAAGGCGGACCTCGCGGGACTCGACAACGTTCCCGAGGAGAACCGCGTCCTCATCGGACAGGCCCGCGTGAAGGGCCACGGGGTGGGCGCGGACAACGAACTCGGCGCGGACATCGCCGAGGAGGACATCGACGAGATTCAGGGGGCAATCGACCAAGTGGCGGTCCACGAAATCGACGCCTTCCTCGTCGTCGCGGGGATGGGCGGCGGCACGGGGTCGGGCGGCGCGCCGGTCCTCGCAAATCACCTCAAGCGCATCTACACCGAACCCGTCTATGGGCTTGGCATCCTGCCCGCCGAGGACGAAGGCGGCATCTACACCCTCAACGCCGCCCGGTCGTTCAAGACCTTCGTGGACGAGGTGGACAACCTATTGGTGTTCGACAACGGCGCGTGGCGCGAGACCGGCGAGTCGGTTCAGGGCGGCTACGACCGCATCAACGAGGAAATCGTCCGCCGGTTCGGCATCCTGTTCTCGGCGGGCGAGGTCCGGGAGGGCGACAACGTGGCCGAGAGCGTCGTGGATTCGAGCGAAATCATCAACACCCTCGCCTGCGGCGGCGTCTCGACGGTCGGGTACGCCACCGAGACGGTCCAGACCGAAAGTGCGGGCGGCCTCCTCGGACGCTTCTCCGACGACGACCTCGACGCGACCGAGACCACGAACAGAATCACCAGTCTCGTCCGAAAGGCCGCGCTCGGGCGACTCACCCTGCCCTGCGAGGTCCGAAGCACCGACCGGTCGCTGGTGGTCGTCAGCGGTCCCCAAGACCACCTCAACCGGAAGGGCATCGAGCGAGGCCGGAAGTGGCTAGAAAACGAGACCGCCAGCATGGAGGTCCGGGGCGGCGACTACCCCGTCGGCGACACCGACCACGTCGGGGCCGTCACGCTTCTGTCGGGCGTGACCGACGTGCCCCGAATCAAGGCGCTTCAGGAGGTCGCGGTCGAGACGCAGGACAACATCGACGACATCCGCGAGGAGAGCGACGACAATCTGGAGAGCCTTGTTCACGACGACGACGACGAACTGGAAGCGCTGTTCTGA
- a CDS encoding oligosaccharide flippase family protein codes for MADTNSELSQLLSSAAVVFLGTVVGSASMLIERVLVGRALDPSAYGEISIGLAILSFGSIISMAGFAQGVPRYMPRFDAEADKRGVWLTGIGVTGLVSVVVTGVFLLNLETLDALLLDGEEGVRLLRLFVLSIPFVAGLRVTVGAIRGFEHTMYKTYVKDLLYPGGRILLLWVLLEAGIGIYAAGYAYLASAIASLVAAHLLLRRLLPLVGRFRTYAREMTAFSAPLVVSTTLMLLLTKTDTVMLGYFQPSREVGLYGAAYPLANGLLLAHAAFGFLYLPLASRLDSTDERDEIESIYTVTTKWIYLVTFPAFVAFVAFPEDVVTLFFGDRYALAAPALAVLTFGFFTNAAVGRNRETLSALGKTTPILAANLFAFICNLGLNLLLIPRYGFVGAAYASAISFITLNAVVYATLKLKFDITPLSDETLRTFVVPPAIVVPTALLLSRWTELTAVTLPVFLVSVGLLSLGLTGVVGGLQSEDGVILELVEDALGVRVPVVRRYIPDDDR; via the coding sequence ATGGCAGACACCAACAGCGAGTTGAGCCAACTGCTCTCCAGCGCGGCCGTCGTCTTCCTCGGAACCGTCGTCGGGTCCGCATCGATGCTGATAGAGCGAGTCCTCGTCGGGCGGGCGCTGGACCCAAGCGCCTACGGCGAGATAAGCATCGGCCTCGCCATCCTCTCGTTCGGAAGCATCATCTCGATGGCCGGGTTCGCACAGGGCGTCCCCCGGTACATGCCCCGGTTCGACGCGGAGGCCGACAAGCGGGGCGTCTGGCTCACCGGCATCGGCGTGACGGGACTGGTCTCGGTGGTCGTCACCGGCGTCTTCCTGCTGAACCTCGAAACGCTCGACGCGCTCTTACTCGACGGCGAGGAGGGCGTGCGACTCCTCCGACTGTTCGTCCTCTCGATTCCGTTCGTCGCCGGACTCCGGGTGACGGTCGGCGCGATTCGAGGGTTCGAACACACCATGTACAAGACCTACGTGAAAGACCTCCTGTATCCGGGCGGTCGGATTCTCCTGCTCTGGGTCCTCCTCGAAGCCGGAATCGGAATCTACGCCGCCGGATACGCCTACTTGGCGTCAGCTATCGCGTCGCTCGTCGCGGCCCACCTCCTGCTCCGACGGCTCTTGCCGCTCGTCGGGAGATTCCGGACGTACGCCCGCGAGATGACGGCGTTCTCGGCTCCGCTCGTCGTCTCGACGACGCTCATGCTCCTGTTGACCAAGACCGATACGGTGATGCTTGGATATTTCCAGCCCTCTCGGGAGGTCGGGCTATACGGAGCGGCCTACCCGCTGGCGAACGGCCTGTTGCTGGCTCACGCCGCGTTCGGATTTCTCTATCTCCCATTGGCGTCGCGGCTCGACTCGACCGACGAGCGCGACGAAATCGAGTCCATCTACACGGTCACGACGAAGTGGATATACCTCGTCACGTTCCCCGCGTTCGTCGCCTTCGTCGCGTTCCCCGAAGACGTGGTGACGTTGTTCTTCGGCGACAGATACGCGCTCGCCGCGCCCGCTCTCGCCGTGCTTACGTTCGGGTTCTTCACGAACGCCGCAGTCGGTCGAAACCGGGAGACCCTCTCGGCGCTCGGTAAGACGACGCCGATACTCGCGGCGAACCTGTTCGCGTTCATCTGCAACCTCGGACTGAACCTCCTGTTGATACCCCGATACGGGTTCGTCGGGGCGGCGTACGCCTCTGCTATCTCTTTCATCACACTGAACGCCGTCGTCTACGCGACGCTGAAGCTGAAGTTCGATATAACTCCGCTCTCGGACGAGACCCTGCGGACGTTCGTCGTTCCGCCGGCTATCGTCGTTCCCACTGCACTCCTGCTTTCGCGCTGGACGGAGTTGACAGCAGTTACGCTTCCGGTATTTTTGGTTTCGGTCGGTCTCCTCTCGCTCGGACTGACTGGCGTCGTCGGAGGCCTCCAGTCCGAGGACGGTGTTATCCTCGAACTCGTAGAGGACGCCCTCGGCGTTCGAGTCCCGGTCGTCAGACGCTACATCCCTGACGACGACCGGTAG
- a CDS encoding glycosyltransferase, giving the protein MSPPPFSVLLSVYAGDVPTELDAALDSVLDQTLPPDEVLVVLDGTTTPELLAVVERYEQSHPEQVETVALDRGETLGEALRVGVTECSHDLIARMDADDRAVETRFERQVEYLERRPEVDAVGGHVAEFETDPDDPERVRRVPTTVDDVRTTARTRNPINHPTVMFRREAVVAAGNYRDTNTVEDYDLWARMLANGATLTNLDAVLVHAHGGDDLYDRRGGLDYVRKEAELQRELRRIGLITRPRMVANLLVRAPIRLVPTRVRGWIYSTLLRDSATRS; this is encoded by the coding sequence ATGTCTCCGCCACCCTTCTCAGTGCTGTTGTCGGTCTACGCTGGAGACGTGCCGACCGAACTCGATGCGGCGTTGGACTCGGTTCTCGACCAGACGCTCCCGCCGGACGAGGTACTGGTGGTCCTCGACGGGACGACGACGCCAGAACTCCTCGCGGTCGTCGAGCGATACGAGCAGTCCCACCCCGAACAGGTCGAGACCGTCGCCTTAGACCGCGGGGAGACGCTCGGAGAGGCCCTCCGCGTCGGCGTCACCGAGTGTTCCCACGACCTGATAGCCCGGATGGACGCCGACGACCGAGCGGTCGAGACCCGATTCGAGCGACAGGTCGAATACCTCGAACGACGCCCCGAGGTGGATGCGGTCGGTGGCCACGTCGCCGAGTTCGAGACCGACCCCGACGACCCCGAGCGGGTCCGGCGAGTCCCGACGACGGTCGACGACGTTCGGACCACGGCACGGACGCGAAACCCCATCAATCACCCGACAGTGATGTTCCGGCGAGAGGCGGTCGTCGCCGCGGGCAACTACCGAGACACCAACACCGTGGAGGACTACGACCTCTGGGCGCGGATGCTGGCGAACGGTGCGACCCTGACGAACCTCGACGCGGTGCTGGTCCACGCCCACGGCGGCGACGACCTCTACGACCGCCGAGGAGGACTCGATTACGTCCGCAAAGAGGCCGAACTCCAGCGTGAACTCCGGCGGATAGGACTGATAACCCGACCGCGGATGGTGGCCAACCTCCTCGTTCGCGCACCGATTCGCCTCGTCCCGACGCGGGTTCGGGGCTGGATTTACTCGACGCTACTCCGGGACTCGGCGACTCGCTCGTAG
- a CDS encoding STT3 domain-containing protein encodes MSSVREATDDLLAEKPDLESDLREVLAIDERADGWTFDEVPLDSGSFGELVSRDIVAKDGGEYEVADPSAVRASLDGEAEATTDDDSDSGPTLPSLSLPDVSRTDAGGLGAALAFVVVMRTYIFPSVFRGEYVVLPSNDPYYYRYWVEQLAVNATGVFDLSVLSGLPGPVAKGEPLMVATLWWLTNLFGGADAAGWVLAWYPVVSALVVSLLVYVMAVRVTGDRRVGLTSVVFLAVVPAFAFRTGLGFADHHAFDYPWLALTALSLVALADVDREDLRTTRTWFAVGALGLAVAGQVMAWNAGPLLIGALGVYVAVRAATDVRADRSSLVSNVPILAGLALASVLAHLAHTGFGWHTDVVTYSPALLLFGVLGVSLVSEAVRRVEMPAFVLGGAEVAGALVGIVTLQTVLPSYGARLNQRLGTLLFNSGPAETKSLFAGGPSGVVLGPIFGTGFAWLLALPMFVLASWRAYHRDHRAWLVVCTYGWYFLVLATFQRRFVGELAPFLAVLAGYGFVVVSAKLDITAPPTFDREETSRPSGKSRVPSLTMPDKGAITALVILLLFVSSAGAVQTAVRHEQVKIANDKFETATWIDAYAEDRGMEYPQNYVLSKWGRNRMYNYFVSGESKGYRFAEKHYEKFLRSPKPAEDYRQLHSKVGFVVTKNLDLPRKAPPKTNYARFHKRFGSAGPNGASGAGHYRAVYASPDGSAKVFELVPGANITGTASANQTLTVSKSVEIEGASFDYRRAVEAGPNGNFSVTVPYPGTYSVGSRTVNVTESQVENGGNVTVG; translated from the coding sequence ATGAGTAGTGTACGCGAGGCGACCGACGACCTTCTGGCGGAGAAGCCGGACCTCGAATCCGACCTCCGCGAAGTCCTCGCAATCGACGAGCGCGCAGACGGGTGGACCTTCGACGAGGTTCCGCTCGATTCGGGAAGCTTCGGCGAACTCGTCTCGCGGGACATCGTTGCGAAGGACGGCGGCGAGTACGAAGTCGCCGACCCGAGCGCGGTCAGGGCGAGCCTTGACGGTGAGGCCGAAGCGACGACCGACGACGACTCCGACAGCGGGCCGACCCTGCCCTCCCTCTCGCTCCCCGACGTGTCACGAACCGACGCTGGCGGACTCGGGGCCGCACTGGCGTTCGTCGTCGTAATGCGGACCTACATCTTCCCGAGCGTGTTCCGCGGCGAGTACGTCGTCCTCCCGTCGAACGACCCCTACTACTACCGCTACTGGGTCGAACAACTCGCGGTGAACGCGACGGGCGTCTTCGACCTCAGCGTCCTGTCCGGTCTGCCGGGACCGGTTGCCAAGGGCGAACCGTTGATGGTCGCCACCCTCTGGTGGCTCACGAACCTGTTCGGCGGGGCCGACGCCGCCGGATGGGTGCTGGCGTGGTATCCCGTCGTGTCCGCGCTCGTCGTCAGTCTGTTGGTGTACGTGATGGCGGTCCGAGTGACGGGCGACCGGCGCGTCGGACTGACCTCGGTCGTGTTTCTGGCGGTGGTTCCGGCCTTCGCCTTCCGGACCGGTCTCGGGTTCGCCGACCACCACGCGTTCGACTATCCGTGGCTCGCGCTAACTGCCCTGTCGCTGGTCGCACTGGCCGACGTTGACCGCGAGGACCTCCGAACGACGCGGACGTGGTTCGCAGTCGGCGCGCTGGGCCTCGCGGTGGCAGGACAGGTGATGGCGTGGAATGCCGGACCGCTCCTCATCGGCGCGCTCGGCGTCTACGTGGCAGTTCGGGCCGCCACGGACGTGCGGGCAGACCGGTCGTCGCTGGTGAGCAACGTGCCGATACTCGCCGGACTGGCGCTGGCCTCGGTGTTGGCCCACCTCGCTCACACCGGATTCGGCTGGCACACCGACGTGGTGACGTACTCCCCGGCGTTGCTCCTGTTCGGCGTGTTGGGCGTGTCGCTCGTCTCAGAGGCCGTTCGCCGAGTCGAGATGCCCGCGTTCGTCCTCGGTGGCGCAGAAGTCGCGGGGGCGCTCGTCGGGATAGTGACACTCCAGACGGTCCTTCCGTCCTACGGTGCGAGACTGAATCAGCGTCTCGGCACGCTCCTATTCAACTCCGGGCCGGCGGAAACGAAATCCCTGTTCGCCGGCGGACCGAGTGGCGTCGTCCTCGGCCCGATATTCGGGACCGGGTTCGCGTGGCTTCTGGCGCTCCCGATGTTCGTGCTGGCGAGTTGGCGGGCCTACCACCGCGACCACCGGGCGTGGCTCGTCGTCTGTACTTACGGCTGGTACTTCCTCGTATTGGCGACGTTCCAGCGTCGGTTCGTCGGGGAACTGGCACCCTTCCTCGCGGTGCTGGCGGGATACGGGTTCGTCGTCGTCTCTGCGAAACTCGACATAACCGCACCCCCGACGTTCGACCGCGAGGAGACCTCACGTCCGTCCGGAAAGTCCCGAGTGCCCTCGCTCACGATGCCCGACAAAGGGGCGATTACGGCGCTCGTCATCCTGTTGTTGTTCGTGAGTAGCGCGGGTGCGGTCCAGACCGCGGTCCGACACGAGCAGGTGAAGATAGCAAACGACAAGTTCGAGACTGCGACGTGGATAGACGCGTACGCCGAGGACCGCGGAATGGAGTATCCCCAGAACTACGTGCTGAGCAAGTGGGGCCGAAACCGGATGTACAACTACTTCGTGAGCGGCGAATCCAAGGGTTACAGATTTGCCGAGAAACACTACGAGAAGTTCCTCAGGTCGCCCAAGCCCGCAGAAGACTACCGGCAACTACACTCCAAGGTCGGGTTCGTCGTCACGAAAAACCTCGACCTGCCCCGAAAGGCACCGCCGAAGACGAACTACGCCCGGTTCCACAAACGCTTCGGCAGTGCCGGGCCGAACGGTGCGAGCGGGGCGGGCCACTACCGAGCGGTGTACGCTAGCCCCGATGGGTCGGCGAAGGTGTTCGAACTCGTGCCCGGCGCAAACATCACCGGTACGGCCTCGGCAAACCAGACGCTGACGGTTTCGAAATCGGTCGAAATCGAGGGTGCGTCGTTCGATTACCGGCGCGCAGTCGAGGCCGGACCGAACGGCAACTTCTCGGTGACGGTTCCGTATCCGGGCACGTACTCGGTCGGCAGTCGGACGGTGAACGTCACCGAGAGTCAGGTCGAGAACGGCGGAAACGTCACCGTCGGATAG
- a CDS encoding glycosyltransferase family 4 protein, with product MISVCYVVSTLERSGPTNQLFDTVSRLDRDRFAPSVLTLSPEPDDSLRPKFRDLGVDVSSLGLSRLDGFLRGRSAIRSFVADRDPDVVHSHGVRADFLSATQLAGYERVSTIHNYPYDDYPRLYGRLKGIPIAWLHCYSLRRLDHPVACSPTVERQMATHGVAADCIPNGVDAERYSPPSRERVAEARRSLDLPPDETVFVSVGAFIERKDPETVIRGFSESGLGDSATLVMVSDGPLFDRCRDLARRDESIRLPGRVEEVGPYLDAADCFVSASHAEGLPLAVLEALSTGLPVCLSDIGPHHDLLDVRSGAGVTFEPGSPSALATAIESIDDADRDAMATAARETVTEELSAGRMAERYQRLYERVAESRSSVE from the coding sequence ATGATATCTGTCTGTTACGTCGTCTCGACGCTCGAACGGAGCGGCCCGACGAACCAACTATTCGATACCGTCTCGCGTCTCGACCGTGACAGATTCGCCCCCTCAGTGCTGACCCTCTCGCCCGAACCGGACGACTCGCTCCGCCCGAAGTTCCGGGACCTCGGCGTCGATGTCTCGTCGCTCGGCTTGTCTCGTCTCGATGGCTTTCTCCGAGGACGGTCGGCGATTCGTTCGTTCGTGGCCGACCGCGACCCGGACGTGGTTCACTCTCACGGCGTCCGCGCGGACTTCCTCTCGGCCACCCAGTTGGCCGGGTACGAGCGCGTCTCGACCATCCACAACTACCCCTACGACGACTATCCGCGGCTCTACGGCCGCTTGAAGGGGATTCCAATCGCGTGGCTCCACTGTTACTCGTTGCGCCGACTCGACCACCCCGTCGCCTGTTCGCCGACGGTCGAACGCCAGATGGCGACCCACGGCGTGGCGGCCGACTGCATCCCGAACGGGGTCGATGCGGAACGCTACTCGCCGCCGAGTCGAGAGCGTGTCGCCGAGGCCCGCCGGTCGCTCGACTTGCCGCCCGACGAAACGGTGTTCGTCTCGGTCGGCGCGTTCATCGAGCGCAAGGACCCCGAAACCGTGATTCGGGGGTTCTCGGAGAGCGGTCTCGGCGACTCGGCGACACTCGTGATGGTCAGCGACGGCCCGCTGTTCGACCGATGCCGTGACCTCGCCCGCAGAGACGAGTCGATTCGACTCCCCGGTCGCGTCGAGGAGGTCGGCCCCTACCTCGACGCCGCCGACTGCTTCGTGTCGGCGTCGCACGCCGAGGGGTTGCCGCTGGCGGTCCTCGAAGCACTTTCGACTGGACTCCCCGTCTGCCTGTCGGACATCGGCCCCCACCACGACCTCCTCGATGTTCGGTCCGGGGCTGGCGTCACCTTCGAACCGGGGTCGCCGAGCGCGCTGGCGACTGCTATCGAGTCCATCGACGACGCCGACCGCGATGCGATGGCGACGGCCGCGCGGGAGACGGTGACCGAAGAACTGAGTGCCGGGCGGATGGCCGAACGATACCAGCGTCTCTACGAGCGAGTCGCCGAGTCCCGGAGTAGCGTCGAGTAA
- a CDS encoding HVO_A0556 family zinc finger protein, whose product MQSTTRQDTSESLLGSLVGDDCSWCSAGTLAREEFKGDDAVVCDECGTPGARVW is encoded by the coding sequence ATGCAATCCACGACACGACAGGACACCTCGGAATCTCTCCTCGGTTCGCTGGTCGGCGACGACTGTAGTTGGTGTAGCGCCGGCACGCTGGCCCGCGAGGAGTTCAAGGGCGACGACGCGGTGGTCTGCGACGAGTGCGGGACGCCCGGCGCGCGAGTCTGGTAA
- a CDS encoding sugar transferase, whose protein sequence is MVSGHWYRAVSIVGTLLGAVTAVVVANHPGAQWLTTVVPVFRRLPAVVLTGDQLLLATATSSLVIVGSLLPLFKPRPRRILDTILLTQKRVVVAGFAMATVGYFDYTYPLPRSTLALTVAGLLVVFPIWFVAIGYRPGRRERAVIIGDDPDEIRDVLDATDVPVLGYVSPPSPYYSEQDRQVAPPAVADGSGNSITNDLDCLGGLSRLDEVLVEYDIDTAVLAFAQPDRAEFFGALDACYEHGVDAKVHRDHTDNVLTAASATSEEIVDIELEPWDWQDYVFKRIFDVVFAATGLFAFAPFLAVIAIAIKLDSPGPVFYSQERTAEFGETFEVYKFRSMVTDAEAETGATISDEDAGGVDPRITRVGKFLRQTHLDEVPQLWSILVGDMSVVGPRPERPELDADIRTGVVEWRKRWFIKPGLTGLAQIHGATGKQPEEKLRYDVEYVRSQSFWFDVKIVLRQVWDVLKDGSEVVFGDRGA, encoded by the coding sequence ATGGTCTCCGGACACTGGTACCGCGCCGTGAGCATCGTCGGCACGCTTCTGGGAGCGGTCACTGCCGTGGTGGTCGCAAACCACCCCGGAGCACAATGGCTGACGACCGTCGTGCCCGTCTTCCGACGGCTTCCCGCCGTCGTGTTGACCGGCGACCAGTTGCTCCTCGCCACGGCGACGAGTTCCCTCGTCATCGTCGGAAGCCTCCTTCCGCTGTTCAAACCCCGACCCCGGCGCATCCTCGATACGATTCTCCTCACACAGAAGCGGGTCGTCGTCGCCGGGTTTGCGATGGCGACCGTCGGCTACTTCGACTACACGTATCCGCTTCCGCGCTCGACGCTCGCGTTGACGGTGGCCGGCCTGCTGGTGGTCTTCCCGATATGGTTCGTCGCCATCGGATACCGACCCGGCCGAAGAGAGCGGGCCGTCATCATCGGCGACGACCCCGACGAGATTCGGGACGTACTCGACGCGACCGACGTCCCGGTTCTCGGCTACGTCTCGCCACCGAGTCCGTACTACTCCGAACAGGACCGACAGGTCGCTCCTCCGGCGGTCGCCGACGGGAGCGGCAACTCGATAACGAACGACCTCGACTGCCTCGGGGGCCTCTCACGCCTCGACGAGGTCCTCGTGGAGTACGACATCGACACCGCGGTACTGGCGTTCGCTCAACCCGACCGAGCGGAGTTCTTCGGTGCGCTCGACGCCTGCTACGAACACGGCGTGGACGCGAAAGTCCACCGGGACCACACCGACAACGTGTTGACCGCCGCGTCGGCCACGAGCGAGGAGATAGTGGACATCGAACTCGAACCGTGGGACTGGCAGGACTACGTGTTCAAGCGAATCTTCGACGTGGTGTTCGCGGCGACTGGGCTATTCGCGTTCGCCCCCTTCCTCGCAGTCATCGCTATCGCAATCAAACTCGATAGTCCCGGTCCCGTCTTCTACAGTCAGGAGCGGACCGCGGAGTTCGGCGAGACGTTCGAGGTGTACAAGTTCCGGAGCATGGTGACCGACGCAGAGGCCGAGACCGGCGCGACTATCAGCGACGAGGACGCCGGTGGCGTGGACCCGCGAATCACTCGTGTCGGGAAGTTCCTCCGCCAGACCCACTTAGACGAAGTTCCGCAACTCTGGTCGATTCTCGTCGGCGATATGAGCGTGGTCGGCCCGCGTCCGGAACGGCCCGAACTCGACGCGGACATCCGGACCGGCGTCGTGGAGTGGCGAAAGCGGTGGTTCATCAAGCCGGGACTGACCGGGTTGGCCCAGATACACGGCGCGACTGGCAAGCAACCCGAGGAGAAACTTCGGTACGACGTCGAATACGTCCGGAGTCAGTCGTTCTGGTTCGACGTGAAGATAGTCCTGCGACAGGTTTGGGACGTTCTCAAAGACGGAAGCGAGGTCGTTTTCGGAGACCGCGGGGCGTAA
- the trmY gene encoding tRNA (pseudouridine(54)-N(1))-methyltransferase TrmY, with protein MRQFIVLGHDAPTTPDFSLDDLAGGAGRLDVLCRCVNSAFFLSHDIREDVRVHLVLGDEVTIRFEGSELRRLNPDERSTAALIRGALEAKDEAIGHMEAEGSPGVYLSKRGFEPVLEETTREGTVVQLHEEGDPIVDVEPPENPVFVLSDHHDFEAEEAEMLGEAADQRVRLGPELLHADHAITVAHNYLDTEGFTSY; from the coding sequence ATGCGCCAGTTCATCGTCCTCGGTCACGACGCGCCCACGACGCCCGACTTCTCGCTCGACGACCTCGCGGGCGGCGCGGGTCGCCTCGACGTGTTGTGTCGGTGCGTCAACTCCGCCTTTTTCCTCTCGCACGACATTCGGGAAGACGTGCGTGTTCATCTCGTCCTCGGCGACGAGGTGACGATTCGGTTCGAAGGCTCCGAACTCCGACGCCTCAACCCCGACGAGCGAAGCACGGCGGCGCTGATTCGGGGCGCGCTGGAGGCCAAAGACGAGGCCATCGGCCACATGGAGGCCGAGGGGTCGCCGGGCGTCTACCTCTCGAAGCGCGGCTTCGAACCGGTCCTAGAGGAGACCACCCGCGAGGGCACCGTGGTCCAACTCCACGAGGAGGGCGACCCGATTGTGGACGTTGAACCGCCCGAGAATCCGGTGTTCGTCCTCTCGGACCACCACGACTTCGAGGCCGAGGAGGCGGAGATGCTCGGCGAGGCCGCCGACCAGCGAGTTCGGCTTGGTCCGGAACTCCTCCACGCCGACCACGCGATTACGGTCGCGCACAACTATCTGGACACCGAAGGGTTCACGTCGTACTGA